One region of Zootoca vivipara chromosome 7, rZooViv1.1, whole genome shotgun sequence genomic DNA includes:
- the AP4M1 gene encoding AP-4 complex subunit mu-1, producing the protein MLPQVFVLSAKGDRLLYKDFRGDGDSELVDTFCQKIAALPGDQAPVFMQARQGLHFAHVRHAGLYFVATLLPSTSPFTAVEFLNRLVTLLRDYCGSLSEKTVSLNFALIYELLDELLDYGYIQTTAPDVLKNFIQMEPVLSQPFSLLDLSTVGLFGADTQQSKVAPSCAAARPVLSLRGEQSSRPEVFLDVVERLTVIIAANGTPMKTDIQGEIRLKSFFPGCSEMRVGLTEEFCVGKTELRGYGTAVRVDECSFHSSVKLDEFERSRILRVNPSQGELTLMQYQLADDTPAALPFHLFPTINHDPNGRVQIYLKLRCDLSPKSHAVNIHLHLPVPKATLSLSQELSSPEQSATFQPSTKSIKWVIPRVQGGSQLSALFKLEVPGLSRARLLELGPANLSFEVPAHTSSGLQIRFLRFVGPQPSLPHRWVRYMTHSDSYVIRLSAG; encoded by the exons ATGCTGCCTCAGGTCTTCGTGCTCTCCGCCAAGGGCGACCGCCTCCTCTATAAGGACT TCCGCGGCGACGGCGACTCCGAGCTGGTCGATACCTTTTGCCAGAAGATTGCTGCGCTGCCGGGGGACCAGGCGCCCGTTTTCATG cAGGCGCGCCAGGGACTCCACTTCGCGCACGTGCGCCACGCCGGGCTGTACTTCGTGGCGACATTGCTTCCCAGCACCTCTCCCTTCACAGCTGTCGAGTTCCTCAACCG GCTGGTGACTCTCCTCCGGGACTACTGTGGCTCTCTGAGTGAGAAGACTGTCAGCCTGAACTTTGCACTCATCTACGAACTCCTGGATGAGCTCTTG gatTATGGCTACATCCAGACAACAGCGCCTGACGTGCTGAAGAACTTCATCCAGATGGAGCCTGTGCTCAGCCAGCCCTTCAGCCTTCTCGACCTCAGTACGGTGGGCCTG TTTGGAGCAGATACACAGCAAAGCAAAGTGGCTCCCAGTTGCGCAGCTGCCCGTCCTGTCCTGTCCCTGCGGGGGGAACAG AGTTCGCGGCCAGAGGTCTTCCTGGACGTAGTGGAGCGTCTCACGGTCATCATTGCAGCGAAC GGAACCCCCATGAAGACTGACATACAAGGGGAAATCCGCCTCAAGAGTTTCTttcctggctgctccg AGATGCGGGTTGGCCTCACTGAAGAGTTCTGTGTGGGCAAGACTGAGCTGCGAG GCTATGGCACAGCAGTGCGGGTGGACGAGTGCTCCTTCCACAGCTCCGTCAAGCTGGACGAATTTGAGCGCAGCCGCATCCTCCGCGTAAACCCCAGCCAAGGGGAG CTGACTCTGATGCAGTACCAGCTGGCGGATGACACCCCTGCGGCCTTGCCCTTCCATCTTTTCCCCACCATCAACCACGACCCCAATGGCCG AGTGCAGATCTACCTCAAGCTTCGCTGTGACTTGTCACCAAAAAG CCATGCAGTGAACATCCACCTCCACTTGCCTGTGCCTAAGGCCACTCTAAG cctctccCAGGAGCTGAGCAGTCCTGAGCAGTCCGCCACCTTTCAGCCCTCCACAAAGTCCATCAAGTGGGTCATTCCCAGAGTCCAAGGTGGCTCCCAGCTCTCAGCTCTTTTCAAG CTAGAGGTGCCAGGGCTGAGCCGGGCGCGGCTGCTGGAGTTGGGCCCTGCCAACCTCTCCTTTGAGGTGCCAGCACACACATCGTCTGGTCTGCAGATCCGCTTCCTGCGCTTTGTGGGGCCGCAGCCGAGCCTCCCTCACCGCTGGGTGCGCTACATGACCCACAGCGATTCCTACGTCATCCGCCTCAGCGCAGGGTAG
- the COPS6 gene encoding COP9 signalosome complex subunit 6, whose product MAAAPSGGGSCPAGSSNGAGMEVDAAAAPAVMASGVTGSVSVALHPLVILNISDHWIRMRSQEGRPVQVIGALIGRQEGRNIEVMNSFELLSHTVGENVVIDKEYYYTKEEQFKQVFKDLEFLGWYTTGGPPDQSDIHVHKQVCEIIESPLFLKLNPMTKHTDLPVSVFESVIDIINGEATMLFAELMYTLATEEAERIGVDHVARMTATGSGENSTVAEHLIAQHSAIKMLHSRVKLILEYVKASEAGEVPFNHEILREAYALCHCLPVLSTDKFKTDFYDQCNDVGLMTYLGTITKTCNTMNQFVNKFNILYDRQGIGRRMRGLFF is encoded by the exons ATGGCGGCTGCTCCCAGCGGCGGCGGTTCTTGCCCGGCCGGGAGCAGCAACGGGGCCGGCATGGAGGTGGACGCGGCGG CGGCGCCGGCGGTGATGGCGTCGGGCGTGACGGGGAGCGTGTCGGTGGCGCTGCACCCGCTCGTCATTCTCAACATCAGCGACCACTGGATCCGGATGCGCTCGCAGGAGGGGCGCCCCGTCCAag TAATCGGGGCCCTGATCGGCCGCCAGGAGGGGCGCAACATCGAGGTGATGAACTCCTTCGAGCTGCTGTCGCACACGGTGGGAGAGAACGTGGTCATCGACAAGGAGTATTACTATACCAAGGAGGAACAGT TTAAACAAGTCTTCAAAGATTTGGAGTTCCTAGGCTGGTACACAACAGGCGGCCCCCCAGACCAGTCTGACATCCATGTCCACAAGCAG GTGTGTGAGATCATTGAGAGCCCCCTCTTCCTCAAGCTGAACCCCATGACGAAACACACGGAT ctGCCTGTCAGTGTCTTCGAGTCGGTGATTGACATCATCAATGGAGAG GCTACAATGCTGTTTGCTGAACTGATGTACACTCTGGCCACAGAGGAGGCCGAGCGCATTGGGGTTGATCATGTGGCACGGATGACAGCGACAGGCAGTGGCGAGAACTCCACAG TGGCCGAGCATCTCATTGCCCAGCACAGTGCCATAAAGATGCTTCACAGCCGTGTCAAGCTCATCTTGGAGTATGTTAAAGCCTCGGAAGCAG GGGAGGTGCCCTTCAACCATGAGATCTTGCGTGAGGCCTATGCTCTCTGCCACTGCCTGCCTGTGCTGAGCACTGACAAGTTCAAAACAGATTTCTATGAT CAATGCAATGACGTGGGCCTCATGACATACCTTGGCACCATCACCAAGACCTGCAACACCATGAACCAGTTTGTGAACAAGTTTAACATTCTATATGACCGCCAGGGCATTGGCCGGCGAATGCGGGGGCTCTTCTTTTGA
- the LOC132592496 gene encoding lysophosphatidic acid receptor 6-like, whose protein sequence is MERPSKNLSVPLSGGSAWNSSNSTSGCLESADFQYLLFPVVYSLVFALGLAGNLFVLGYFFRTKSAAEPANVFLVNLVAIDLLFVLTLPFRIAYHALRNDWVFGEALCKITGCLFFANLYGSSLFLACICLERYVAVVHPLRHLRLRQLRYRVTAAVGVWAVLAAAVLYLALRGPLTSRFPDGRTACLENFSSSSWRGRISSVSLFAAAVGFLLPLFLIGVCYPLIAWRLLATPGMQPGSRAVRRKALRTVLVVLGVFLVCFAPYHLVQVVHTLGRAGVLGGCPLIRATYVARRLTMALTSLNACLDPLVYYFAAERFAWKPGWWKCCCCCCCRLETAQPSLLRLRGFVASKQGSSSGGESAPGTAQ, encoded by the exons ATGGAG CGGCCGTCGAAGAACCTCTCAGTGCCGCTTTCTGGTGGCTCAGCGtggaacagcagcaacagcacctcCGGCTGCTTGGAGAGCGCCGACTTCCAGTACCTGCTCTTCCCCGTGGTTTACAGTCTGGTCTTTGCCTTGGGCCTGGCGGGGAACCTCTTCGTTCTAGGCTACTTCTTCCGCACCAAGTCCGCCGCGGAGCCCGCCAACGTCTTTTTGGTGAACCTGGTCGCCATCGACCTGCTCTTCGTGCTAACGCTGCCCTTCCGCATTGCCTACCACGCGCTGCGCAATGACTGGGTCTTCGGCGAGGCGCTGTGCAAGATCACTGGCTGCCTCTTCTTCGCCAACCTGTACGGCAGCTCCCTCTTCCTGGCCTGTATCTGCCTGGAGCGCTACGTGGCCGTCGTGCACCCGCTGCGCCACCTCCGGCTCCGGCAGCTGCGGTACCGGGTGACGGCCGCCGTCGGGGTTTGGGCGGTGCTAGCCGCCGCCGTCCTGTACCTGGCGCTCCGCGGCCCGCTGACCAGCCGCTTCCCCGACGGCCGCACCGCTTGCTTGGAGAActtctcctccagctcctggCGGGGACGCATCTCCTCCGTCAGTCTCTTCGCCGCTGCCgtgggcttcctgctgccgctCTTCCTCATCGGCGTCTGCTACCCGCTCATTGCCTGGCGGCTGTTGGCCACTCCAGGAATGCAGCCTGGCTCACGAGCGGTGCGGCGCAAGGCGCTGCGCACGGTGCTAGTGGTGCTGGGCGTCTTTCTGGTTTGCTTCGCGCCGTATCACCTGGTGCAAGTGGTGCACACGTTGGGGCGCGCAGGCGTGCTGGGAGGCTGCCCGCTCATTCGCGCCACCTACGTGGCCCGCCGGCTCACCATGGCCCTCACCAGCCTCAACGCCTGCCTCGACCCGCTCGTCTACTACTTCGCCGCCGAGCGCTTTGCCTGGAAGCCCGGTTGGtggaaatgctgctgctgctgctgctgccggctaGAAACCGCCCAGCCGTCCCTGCTGAGACTCCGCGGGTTTGTGGCCAGTAAGCAGGGGTCATCCTCGGGGGGAGAAAGCGCTCCCGGGACGGCGCAGTGA
- the MCM7 gene encoding DNA replication licensing factor MCM7 isoform X2 → MAGKAGGRDYAEEAARASAFLEGFYRQSEAGKEFPYVEQLRRVAQREQVALRVDLDDVAEEDPALVDSVCENAKRYEKVFADAVAELLPRYRQREVAHKDALDVYIEHRLLLEGRGREPGQPHDPQNQFPPELMRRFELYFKAPSSTKAQVIREVKADAIGKLVAIRGIVTRVSEVKPRMVVATYSCDQCGAETYQPIQAPNFTPLLMCPSRECQTNQAGGRLYLQSRGSKFIKYQELKIQEHSDQVPVGNLPRSISVSVQGENTRLVQPGDHVSITGIFLPLRQTGFRQILQGLLSDTYLEAHHIVCVSKSEQEELGGEGLTEEELRQITEEDFYDKLAASIAPEIYGHEDVKKALLLLLVGGVDQNPRGMKIRGNINICLMGDPGVAKSQLLSYITRLAPRSQYTTGRGSSGVGLTAAVLRDPLTGELTLEGGALVLADQGVCCIDEFDKMLEADRTAIHEVMEQQTLSIAKAGILTTLNARCAILAAANPTYGRYNPKRSLEQNIQLPAALLSRFDLLWLIQDRPDRDNDLRLAQHITYVHQHNHQPPCQFQELDMGLMRRYIAMCKQKQPAVPEALADYITAAYVEMRKEALSNKDTTYTSARTLLGILRLATALARLRRVDLVEKEDVNEAMRLMEMSKDSLLADKGQPSRTQRPSELIFAAIRELVPAGGPRSVHLAAAEQRCVSKGFTPAQFQAALSEYEELNVWQVNQKKTRLTFV, encoded by the exons ATGGCGGGAAAAGCCGGAGGCCGCGACTACGCGGAGGAGGCCG CGAGGGCTTCGGCGTTCCTGGAGGGCTTCTACCGGCAGAGCGAGGCGGGGAAGGAGTTTCCTTACGTGGAGCAGCTG CGGCGGGTGGCGCAGCGGGAACAGGTGGCGCTGCGCGTGGATCTGGACGACGTGGCCGAGGAGGACCCGGCGCTGGTGGACTCGGTGTGCGAGAACGCGAAGCGCTATGAGAAGGTCTTCGCCGACGCCGTCGCGGAGCTGCTGCCCCGGTACCGGCAGCGGGAG GTCGCCCACAAGGATGCGCTGGATGTCTACATCGAGCACCGGTTGCTGCTGGAGGGGCGCGGGCGGGAGCCCGGCCAACCCCACGACCCCCAGAACCAGTTCCCGCCAGAGCTCATGCGCCGCTT TGAGCTGTACTTCAAGGCGCCATCGAGCACCAAGGCCCAGGTGATCCGGGAGGTGAAGGCTGATGCCATTGGGAAGCTTGTGGCCATCCGGGGCATTGTCACCCGCGTCTCTGAAGTGAAGCCTCGCATGGTGGTAGCTACCTACAGCTGTGACCAGTGTGGTGCTGAGACCTATCAGCCG ATACAGGCCCCCAACTTCACCCCTCTGCTGATGTGCCCCAGCCGGGAGTGCCAGACCAACCAAGCTGGTGGCCGACTTTACCTGCAGAGCCGTGGCTCCAAGTTCATCAAGTATCAGGAGCTGAAGATCCAGGAGCAT aGCGACCAGGTGCCGGTGGGGAACTTGCCACGCTCCATCAGCGTCAGCGTGCAAGGGGAGAATACGCGCCTTGTGCAGCCAGGGGACCACGTCAGCATTACTGGCATCTTCCTCCCTTTGCGGCAGACAGGATTCCGGCAGATCCTGCAG GGCCTTCTGTCCGACACATACCTGGAGGCCCACCACATCGTCTGTGTGAGCAAGAGTGAGCAGGAGGAGCTGGGTGGAGAGGGGCTCACGGAGGAGGAGCTGCGCCAGATCACAG AGGAGGACTTCTACGACAAGCTGGCGGCCTCCATCGCCCCTGAGATCTATGGCCATGAGGATGTCAAAaaggccctcctcctcctgctggtggGGGGCGTGGACCAGAACCCCCGGGGCATGAAGATTCGGG GGAACATCAACATCTGCCTCATGGGGGACCCTGGTGTGGCCAAGTCCCAGCTGCTGTCATACATCACGCGCCTGGCGCCACGCA GCCAGTACACCACGGGCCGCGGCTCCTCTGGTGTGGGGCTGACAGCTGCTGTGCTGCGTGACCCGCTGACAGGGGAGCTGACCCTAGAGGGGGGGGCGCTGGTGCTGGCTGACCAAGGCGTCTGCTGCATCGACGAGTTTGACAAGATGCTGGAAGCAGACCGGACGGCCATCCATGAAGTGATGGAGCAGCAGACCCTCTCCATTGCCAAGGCTGGCATCCTGACCACGCTGAACGCCCGCTGTGCCATCCTGGCGGCCGCCAACCCCACCTATGGCCGCTACAATCCCAAACGCAGCCTGGAGCAGAACATCCAGCTCCCAGCTGCCCTCCTCTCCCGCTTCGacttgctgtggctcatccaggACCGGCCAGACCGTGACAACGACCTCCG TCTTGCCCAGCACATCACCTACGTGCACCAGCACAACCACCAGCCCCCCTGCCAGTTCCAGGAGCTCGACATGGGCCTCATGAG GCGGTACATTGCCATGTGCAAGCAGAAGCAGCCAGCGGTGCCTGAGGCTCTGGCAGACTACATCACAGCCGCTTACGTGGAGATGCGGAAGGAGGCCTTGTCCAACAAGGACACCACCTACACCTCGGCCCGCACCTTGCTGGGGATCCTGCGTCTGGCCACCGCCCTG GCTCGTCTGCGGCGTGTGGACTTGGTGGAAAAGGAGGATGTGAATGAAGCCATGCGCCTCATGGAGATGTCCAAAGACTCCCTTCTGGCAGACAAGGGACAGCCAAGCAG gACACAGCGCCCCTCTGAACTGATCTTTGCAGCCATCAGGGAATTGGTTCCGGCTGGGGGACCTCGCTCTGTGCACCTGGCGGCAGCTGAGCAGCGCTGCGTCTCGAAGGGCTTCACTCCCGCCCAGTTCCAGGCTGCGCTCTCGGAGTATGAGGAGCTCAATGTCTGGCAGGTGAACCAGAAAAAGACCCGCCTCACTTTCGTCTGA
- the MCM7 gene encoding DNA replication licensing factor MCM7 isoform X1, protein MAGKAGGRDYAEEAARASAFLEGFYRQSEAGKEFPYVEQLRRVAQREQVALRVDLDDVAEEDPALVDSVCENAKRYEKVFADAVAELLPRYRQREQVAHKDALDVYIEHRLLLEGRGREPGQPHDPQNQFPPELMRRFELYFKAPSSTKAQVIREVKADAIGKLVAIRGIVTRVSEVKPRMVVATYSCDQCGAETYQPIQAPNFTPLLMCPSRECQTNQAGGRLYLQSRGSKFIKYQELKIQEHSDQVPVGNLPRSISVSVQGENTRLVQPGDHVSITGIFLPLRQTGFRQILQGLLSDTYLEAHHIVCVSKSEQEELGGEGLTEEELRQITEEDFYDKLAASIAPEIYGHEDVKKALLLLLVGGVDQNPRGMKIRGNINICLMGDPGVAKSQLLSYITRLAPRSQYTTGRGSSGVGLTAAVLRDPLTGELTLEGGALVLADQGVCCIDEFDKMLEADRTAIHEVMEQQTLSIAKAGILTTLNARCAILAAANPTYGRYNPKRSLEQNIQLPAALLSRFDLLWLIQDRPDRDNDLRLAQHITYVHQHNHQPPCQFQELDMGLMRRYIAMCKQKQPAVPEALADYITAAYVEMRKEALSNKDTTYTSARTLLGILRLATALARLRRVDLVEKEDVNEAMRLMEMSKDSLLADKGQPSRTQRPSELIFAAIRELVPAGGPRSVHLAAAEQRCVSKGFTPAQFQAALSEYEELNVWQVNQKKTRLTFV, encoded by the exons ATGGCGGGAAAAGCCGGAGGCCGCGACTACGCGGAGGAGGCCG CGAGGGCTTCGGCGTTCCTGGAGGGCTTCTACCGGCAGAGCGAGGCGGGGAAGGAGTTTCCTTACGTGGAGCAGCTG CGGCGGGTGGCGCAGCGGGAACAGGTGGCGCTGCGCGTGGATCTGGACGACGTGGCCGAGGAGGACCCGGCGCTGGTGGACTCGGTGTGCGAGAACGCGAAGCGCTATGAGAAGGTCTTCGCCGACGCCGTCGCGGAGCTGCTGCCCCGGTACCGGCAGCGGGAG CAGGTCGCCCACAAGGATGCGCTGGATGTCTACATCGAGCACCGGTTGCTGCTGGAGGGGCGCGGGCGGGAGCCCGGCCAACCCCACGACCCCCAGAACCAGTTCCCGCCAGAGCTCATGCGCCGCTT TGAGCTGTACTTCAAGGCGCCATCGAGCACCAAGGCCCAGGTGATCCGGGAGGTGAAGGCTGATGCCATTGGGAAGCTTGTGGCCATCCGGGGCATTGTCACCCGCGTCTCTGAAGTGAAGCCTCGCATGGTGGTAGCTACCTACAGCTGTGACCAGTGTGGTGCTGAGACCTATCAGCCG ATACAGGCCCCCAACTTCACCCCTCTGCTGATGTGCCCCAGCCGGGAGTGCCAGACCAACCAAGCTGGTGGCCGACTTTACCTGCAGAGCCGTGGCTCCAAGTTCATCAAGTATCAGGAGCTGAAGATCCAGGAGCAT aGCGACCAGGTGCCGGTGGGGAACTTGCCACGCTCCATCAGCGTCAGCGTGCAAGGGGAGAATACGCGCCTTGTGCAGCCAGGGGACCACGTCAGCATTACTGGCATCTTCCTCCCTTTGCGGCAGACAGGATTCCGGCAGATCCTGCAG GGCCTTCTGTCCGACACATACCTGGAGGCCCACCACATCGTCTGTGTGAGCAAGAGTGAGCAGGAGGAGCTGGGTGGAGAGGGGCTCACGGAGGAGGAGCTGCGCCAGATCACAG AGGAGGACTTCTACGACAAGCTGGCGGCCTCCATCGCCCCTGAGATCTATGGCCATGAGGATGTCAAAaaggccctcctcctcctgctggtggGGGGCGTGGACCAGAACCCCCGGGGCATGAAGATTCGGG GGAACATCAACATCTGCCTCATGGGGGACCCTGGTGTGGCCAAGTCCCAGCTGCTGTCATACATCACGCGCCTGGCGCCACGCA GCCAGTACACCACGGGCCGCGGCTCCTCTGGTGTGGGGCTGACAGCTGCTGTGCTGCGTGACCCGCTGACAGGGGAGCTGACCCTAGAGGGGGGGGCGCTGGTGCTGGCTGACCAAGGCGTCTGCTGCATCGACGAGTTTGACAAGATGCTGGAAGCAGACCGGACGGCCATCCATGAAGTGATGGAGCAGCAGACCCTCTCCATTGCCAAGGCTGGCATCCTGACCACGCTGAACGCCCGCTGTGCCATCCTGGCGGCCGCCAACCCCACCTATGGCCGCTACAATCCCAAACGCAGCCTGGAGCAGAACATCCAGCTCCCAGCTGCCCTCCTCTCCCGCTTCGacttgctgtggctcatccaggACCGGCCAGACCGTGACAACGACCTCCG TCTTGCCCAGCACATCACCTACGTGCACCAGCACAACCACCAGCCCCCCTGCCAGTTCCAGGAGCTCGACATGGGCCTCATGAG GCGGTACATTGCCATGTGCAAGCAGAAGCAGCCAGCGGTGCCTGAGGCTCTGGCAGACTACATCACAGCCGCTTACGTGGAGATGCGGAAGGAGGCCTTGTCCAACAAGGACACCACCTACACCTCGGCCCGCACCTTGCTGGGGATCCTGCGTCTGGCCACCGCCCTG GCTCGTCTGCGGCGTGTGGACTTGGTGGAAAAGGAGGATGTGAATGAAGCCATGCGCCTCATGGAGATGTCCAAAGACTCCCTTCTGGCAGACAAGGGACAGCCAAGCAG gACACAGCGCCCCTCTGAACTGATCTTTGCAGCCATCAGGGAATTGGTTCCGGCTGGGGGACCTCGCTCTGTGCACCTGGCGGCAGCTGAGCAGCGCTGCGTCTCGAAGGGCTTCACTCCCGCCCAGTTCCAGGCTGCGCTCTCGGAGTATGAGGAGCTCAATGTCTGGCAGGTGAACCAGAAAAAGACCCGCCTCACTTTCGTCTGA